A region of Chitinophaga horti DNA encodes the following proteins:
- a CDS encoding RagB/SusD family nutrient uptake outer membrane protein, with protein sequence MKQLIYIIAAAAMIATGCRKYVEIDQIGKRTLTYTKDYRAILDNNSQLEAGFFMPIYSGDDTRILDSLKQVQLLDIPGNVYSWQAQYWGDTQSDSDWEKLYKAIYTCNEVLAGVMDSKNGTDADKRQLYAEALTHRAYAYWCLVNIYGPQYDSATAAKDLGVPVLLTPDLFTPLNRASVAIVYDRIITDLKAAAADLPTLPDYNTRPSKAAVYSLLARTYLMTRDFTNARSYAEQTLALQSGLLDLRTYQTSATGFPYRLADPEVIFSKVNANAYPFAGVQLDTALLSLLGTKDLRYTLFVRPGASFSPAFTGFGYWRQKYSRETNMVTQGPGVPEMMLIKAECAARSNDAATATDILNTIRTRRFRTADYVALTPGTAQQALENVVNERKREFFGTGLRWFDQKRLNKDAAFARTVTRRFKGVEYILEPNSPRYTYPIGTKYILLNPEIEQSIR encoded by the coding sequence ATGAAACAACTTATATATATCATAGCCGCGGCAGCGATGATCGCCACCGGATGCCGCAAATACGTAGAGATAGATCAGATCGGCAAACGAACGCTGACCTACACCAAAGACTATCGCGCCATCCTGGATAACAACTCACAGCTGGAAGCCGGCTTCTTCATGCCGATTTACTCCGGCGATGATACCCGCATTCTCGACTCCCTTAAACAGGTACAGCTGCTGGATATCCCGGGCAACGTATATTCCTGGCAGGCCCAGTACTGGGGCGATACTCAGAGTGACAGCGATTGGGAAAAGCTGTATAAAGCGATTTATACCTGCAACGAAGTATTGGCAGGTGTGATGGACAGCAAAAACGGTACAGATGCCGACAAACGCCAGTTGTACGCCGAAGCGCTCACACATCGTGCCTACGCTTACTGGTGCCTGGTGAATATTTATGGTCCGCAATACGATAGCGCCACGGCCGCCAAAGACCTGGGCGTGCCGGTATTGCTCACACCCGACTTGTTTACGCCGTTGAACAGGGCTTCTGTAGCGATCGTGTATGACCGCATTATTACTGATCTGAAAGCAGCGGCCGCCGATCTGCCAACGTTGCCTGATTACAATACGCGCCCGTCCAAAGCGGCAGTGTACAGCCTGCTGGCCCGTACTTACCTGATGACACGGGATTTTACGAATGCGCGCAGTTATGCGGAACAAACACTCGCACTGCAAAGTGGCCTGCTCGATTTGCGTACCTACCAAACCAGCGCAACAGGCTTCCCGTATCGCCTGGCAGATCCTGAAGTGATCTTTTCGAAAGTAAACGCAAACGCGTATCCCTTCGCCGGCGTACAACTGGATACTGCCCTGCTGTCGCTGCTTGGCACCAAAGACCTTCGGTATACGCTGTTCGTAAGGCCAGGTGCCAGCTTCTCACCGGCCTTTACCGGCTTCGGTTACTGGCGGCAGAAGTATAGCCGCGAAACGAACATGGTAACGCAGGGACCGGGTGTGCCAGAAATGATGCTGATCAAAGCAGAATGCGCGGCCCGTTCCAACGACGCGGCTACGGCGACGGATATACTCAATACGATCCGTACCAGAAGATTCCGCACCGCCGATTATGTAGCACTCACGCCAGGCACCGCACAGCAGGCGCTGGAGAACGTGGTGAACGAACGTAAACGCGAGTTCTTCGGCACGGGTCTAAGGTGGTTCGATCAGAAACGACTGAATAAAGATGCAGCTTTCGCCAGGACAGTCACCCGCCGCTTCAAAGGCGTAGAATACATATTGGAGCCTAATAGTCCCCGGTATACTTATCCGATTGGCACCAAGTACATTTTGCTGAACCCGGAAATTGAACAAAGCATCCGTTAA
- a CDS encoding TlpA family protein disulfide reductase, whose translation MRKWLSILATLATVHSAANAQEDSARLRGWEIPVAGTPMNLRYFPAGGPLEGKQQVNGTIYLFNNYHWQLDDVNFTKHGSQWTGSYHVPANCAFVAIKLTDNEGNADNNNDRGFVATAIRKEGGRLPGGALAWATFRKPSFNKAPGGYFEKFDLNNEALEMWIRKEMQEFPDSMPRFFDSYIAMLKISTGDEFEEKAPRNLEKFGRFHNITEAGYNTIYNVYKFQLKNNEKADSIRKVILTKYPKGSTARFLRYNEVFLGGEMNEAKMAAMEQFLKDFPISEAKKDTPFTQHYQYHNIQRTLAAAYVARNETAKLAALVPEMDFTTLTEVYHHNFVGAFLIGKIPIEKLYDKSVIVMTEFLKKRNDLSYMEDRYTPKQALALAARQVDEKLAVHIGMLTRKGEYKTAASLLPYISEAGTYKNASLNEARVTIFERMGRKKEVLPAMEASVRANAATPVILEKLKKSYKGKADAFDTYLTSLKPAVDKEKIKSELINEPYTAFSLENMEGKQVSSADWKDKIVVIDYWATWCFPCKAAFPGMQLAVNKFKNDPAVGFYFVATMERGDHYKADIKKYITSSGYTFNVLYDDENPATEGKDRVFKSMTPVFKSAAIPRKVILKNGLIRYTSEGYLGSPSGLADELSYVIELLKAEK comes from the coding sequence ATGAGAAAATGGTTAAGTATCCTGGCAACGCTGGCAACCGTTCATAGTGCCGCCAATGCGCAGGAAGACAGTGCCCGTTTAAGAGGCTGGGAAATCCCGGTGGCGGGTACCCCAATGAATCTTCGCTACTTCCCCGCGGGCGGTCCGCTGGAAGGCAAACAGCAGGTGAACGGTACCATTTACCTGTTCAATAACTATCACTGGCAGCTGGACGATGTAAATTTTACAAAGCATGGCAGCCAATGGACCGGCAGTTACCATGTGCCTGCAAACTGTGCGTTCGTCGCCATCAAGCTGACCGATAACGAGGGCAATGCCGATAACAATAACGACCGTGGTTTCGTAGCGACAGCCATTCGCAAAGAAGGTGGCCGCCTGCCCGGTGGTGCATTGGCCTGGGCTACGTTCCGCAAACCTTCCTTTAACAAAGCTCCCGGTGGTTACTTCGAAAAGTTCGACCTGAACAACGAAGCGCTGGAAATGTGGATCAGGAAAGAGATGCAGGAATTCCCGGACAGTATGCCGCGTTTCTTCGACAGTTACATCGCTATGCTGAAAATCAGTACGGGCGATGAGTTTGAAGAAAAGGCACCACGTAACCTGGAGAAGTTCGGCCGGTTCCACAATATAACCGAGGCAGGTTACAACACGATCTACAACGTTTACAAGTTTCAGCTGAAGAACAATGAAAAGGCCGATTCTATCCGCAAAGTGATATTGACGAAATACCCGAAAGGCAGCACGGCCCGTTTCCTGCGTTACAATGAAGTGTTTCTTGGGGGAGAGATGAATGAAGCGAAGATGGCGGCAATGGAACAGTTCCTGAAAGACTTTCCCATCAGCGAAGCAAAAAAGGATACGCCGTTTACGCAACACTACCAATATCATAACATCCAGCGTACCCTGGCAGCAGCCTATGTCGCTCGGAACGAAACGGCCAAACTCGCGGCGCTGGTGCCGGAAATGGATTTTACCACGCTTACGGAAGTGTACCATCATAATTTCGTGGGAGCGTTCCTGATCGGCAAAATTCCTATCGAAAAGTTATACGATAAGTCGGTTATTGTAATGACGGAGTTTCTCAAAAAGCGGAACGACCTCTCTTACATGGAAGACCGTTACACGCCAAAACAAGCATTGGCACTGGCCGCCCGGCAGGTGGACGAGAAGTTGGCCGTACACATCGGCATGCTCACCCGTAAAGGTGAATACAAAACAGCCGCTTCCCTGCTTCCTTACATTTCTGAAGCAGGCACTTATAAAAATGCAAGCCTCAACGAAGCGCGTGTGACCATCTTCGAGCGTATGGGCCGTAAAAAAGAGGTATTGCCTGCCATGGAAGCGAGTGTGCGGGCCAATGCAGCCACACCGGTTATCCTCGAAAAACTGAAAAAGTCTTACAAGGGCAAGGCGGACGCTTTCGACACGTACCTCACTTCGCTGAAACCTGCTGTGGATAAAGAGAAGATCAAAAGTGAACTGATAAACGAGCCGTACACCGCGTTTTCACTGGAAAACATGGAGGGTAAGCAGGTGAGCAGCGCCGATTGGAAAGATAAGATCGTGGTGATCGATTACTGGGCTACCTGGTGTTTTCCGTGCAAGGCAGCATTCCCAGGTATGCAGCTGGCAGTTAACAAGTTTAAGAACGATCCGGCTGTCGGCTTCTATTTCGTAGCAACGATGGAGCGTGGCGATCACTACAAAGCAGATATCAAAAAATATATCACTTCTTCCGGCTATACGTTTAATGTATTGTACGATGATGAGAACCCGGCCACCGAGGGCAAAGACCGTGTGTTTAAAAGCATGACGCCTGTTTTTAAATCTGCTGCTATTCCACGTAAAGTGATCCTGAAAAACGGGTTGATCCGCTATACATCCGAAGGGTACCTGGGTAGCCCGAGTGGTTTGGCAGATGAACTGTCATACGTAATTGAATTATTAAAAGCAGAAAAGTAA